A genomic segment from Cryptococcus gattii WM276 chromosome J, complete sequence encodes:
- a CDS encoding Hypothetical Protein (Similar to TIGR gene model, INSD accession AAW43051.1) → MKPTTKLHIPINEKASSFFSSPYPPHQPSSSQLSPIPDSSSSSAAYTNSRSPLLPPSPKVLESAYPFPATAHANAGGRWARVRMALRQSVIPQGMLRRVLMLFVALGLAVLVLHRSGTSLQLAETYNTSSTSHVPLTTTPHGIREIDIYSEPLPLDATLRERLDVWKNAPGGRGEVEGEVELGGFMAWNLEQCSTISEQHNTHMIQHSANMWASLNRTSLRQYRMELVDHMEGVLKRREHEKYGEGRGIVTVAGNADTLQRVKWSLQMLRSYGSELPVEIYHFPSEAPPADDPIRTELAELGARLVEAKGQTRDKGKNKSYHLKAIAVVQCPWQEVLYIDSDSIPTRDPAYMFDAPNYKRLGVWATPDYWKTSANNPIWAIMGVKCRNEWEMETGQMFVDKKRHLDVFLLVQYMLENHHFWFAFSDGDKDIFRWALLALRKRWAVPGRWVGAAALPSGTASGEFCAHTMLQHDSWGEPLFVHYNLLKQIPSGVGRGYSWGRTKQLPLFNTWPATASTARLDEPEKKPEDEDKRGLGDVDCDMLADAGEDGRARGEAKEMVMRRAARERGVKVRYHGGVVSALCIDLEYIDPRPKERQEEDAARRAALSASAALISESLPESSTSAGDGTSPESEEWVGVVEPDWNQSPIEVVHWRDDEHLKSFENTIYDFGFKPSGKGF, encoded by the exons ATGAAGCCCACTACGAAACTGCACATCCCAATCAACGAAAAAGCCTCGtcattcttctcttccccaTACCCACCCCACCaaccatcttcttcccaacTGTCGCCTATCCCTGATAGCTCGTCATCTTCCGCCGCTTATACAAACTCTCGTTCACCGCTGTTACCGCCGTCTCCCAAGGTACTCGAAAGTGCATATCCGTTTCCGGCGACGGCGCACGCTAATGCCGGTGGGCGATGGGCGAGGGTGAGGATGGCGTTGAGGCAAAGTGTCATTCCGCAAGGTATGCTGAGGCGGGTCTTGATGTTGTTTGTGGCGCTTGGTTTAGCGGTGCTGGTGTTGCATCGAAGCGGGACTTCT CTTCAACTTGCGGAAACGTACAACACCAGTTCTACTTCTCACGTCCCATTGACTACAACCCCACACGGTATTCGCGAGATTGATATTTATTCAGAACCGCTTCCCCTCGACGCAACTCTGCGCGAACGACTTGACGTATGGAAGAATGCCCCCGGCGGACGGGGCGAGGTCGAGGGCGAAGTAGAGTTGGGCGGGTTCATGGCGTGGAACCTCGAGCAATGCTCTACCATCTCGGAGCAACACAACACACACATGATTCAGCATTCGGCGAACATGTGGGCATCGTTGAACCGGACGTCGTTGCGCCAGTATAGGATGGAGCTGGTGGATCATATGGAAGGGGTGCTGAAAAGGCGGGAACATGAGAAATACGGAGAGGGCAGGGGGATCGTAACGGTTGCGGGGAATGCGGATACATTACAGAGAGTAAAGTGGAGTCTGCAAATGTTGAGAAGTTATGGGAGCGAGTTGCCCGTGGAGATT TACCATTTCCCGTCCGAAGCGCCCCCTGCCGATGACCCGATCCGTACCGAACTCGCCGAGTTGGGTGCCCGCCTGGTGGAAGCCAAGGGCCAAACAAGGGACAAGGGCAAGAACAAGTCGTACCACCTGAAAGCCATCGCCGTCGTCCAGTGTCCATGGCAGGAAGTCCTCTATATCGATTCGGACTCGATCCCCACCCGGGACCCTGCGTACATGTTTGATGCACCGAATTATAAGCGGTTGGGAGTATGGGCCACCCCGGACTATTGGAAGACGTCGGCGAATAATCCGATTTGGGCGATTATGGGGGTGAAGTGTAGGAATGAGTGGGAGATGGAGACTGGGCAGATGTTTGTCGATAAGAAGAGGCATTTGGACGTGTTTTTGTTGGTGCAGTATATGCTTGAGAATCATCACTTT TGGTTTGCATTTTCCGACGGTGACAAGGACATCTTCCGCTGGGCTCTGCTCGCACTTCGAAAACGATGGGCCGTCCCTGGCCGCTGGGTGGGCGCTGCAGCTCTTCCTTCCGGTACAGCGTCGGGCGAATTCTGCGCGCACACGATGTTGCAGCATGATTCATGGGGGGAGCCGCTCTTTGTGCACTATAATTTGCTGAAACAAATACCGTCTGGTGTCGGCCGGGGATACTCGTGGGGCCGGACAAAGCAGTTGCCGCTGTTCAATACTTGGCCTGCCACGGCCTCCACAGCGAGGCTGGACGAACCGGAGAAAAAGCCGGAAGATGAGGATAAGAGGGGGCTGGGGGATGTGGATTGTGATATGTTGGCGGATGCAGGGGAAGACGGGAGAGCGAGAGGTGAGGCAAAGGAGATGGTGATGCGGAGGGCGGCGAGAGAGAGGGGGGTGAAAGTCAGGTATCACGGAGGGGTGGTTTCCGCTCTGTG TATTGATTTAGAGTATATCGATCCAAGACCTAAAGAAcgacaagaagaagatgccGCCCGACGTGCCGCTCTTTCCGCTTCTGCCGCCCTTATCTCAGAATCCCTTCCCGAATCCTCCACCTCGGCTGGCGACGGAACATCACCGGAATCGGAAGAATGGGTAGGCGTTGTGGAACCGGACTGGAACCAGTCACCGATCGAAGTTGTACATTGGAGGGATGACGAGCATTTAAAGAGCTTTGAAAATACGATTTACGATTTTGGATTCAAGCCTTCAGGAAAAGGGTTTTAA
- a CDS encoding uncharacterized protein (Similar to SGTC gene model, INSD accession EAL21010.1): protein MPPKRPAPSRSHTQNKYPRQETIAAAAKTRAIKNVSGSTEEESDISEEMKAKLARKEARTIRNRESAQRSRNQRKAHLAWLENRVLELETENQALRGEPSDAESKVKEESAEKVTERSGYSTLRTSSSASKSSSSSVYPFFTSAATPTLTKCSSHPNLSYSRPGVYSREPSPAHSVFSLATDLGLPTELVSGGAGVRLANVTPPSKGMLSEMGVDGDDDDDDDDDDDDRGMGSGDRIGVGNLLHSRLGHIQPSPSSFEEEEAQLKEENALLRERVGLLENLVKQVVVLSNLNPNSALLPISVTMPNVSAPAPALPSSMLLNTPLPTPGLSLSQMSLPMPILGLNSMSISMPTPLSPYSTSEGAGAMQATRTGSGAAADIGRVENLWAQESTHAGQQPDSGAPGDQSYPSQFYIPHDYAEELAHPSHIPPRPLSVQVGQPPLGQVGQMAQRQQCAHLGYVRSTVNAAGMSPSLEATFPPQFLPREFKFFAIRSGSSTNNSSNKGFDPRSDSNSKASLHPHSNMNAHNNATTLQQFHSGMGQDGEESTNFAPLSQGPMTSTIKLSSALSTTSSLSTSLSTSTSTFSSDPTATSILLSTSLSSNSSSTSTYSINQT, encoded by the exons ATGCCCCCAAAACGCCCAGCTCCATCACGTTCCCACACCCAAAATAAGTACCCTCGCCAAGAAACCATCGCGGCTGCTGCAAAAACTAGAGCCATAAAAAATGTTTCGGGATCGACAGAAGAGGAGAGCGACATTAGTGAGGAGATGAAAGCAAAGTTGGCCAGAAAAGAGGCAAGG ACAATACGTAACCGAGAATCAGCCCAAAGGTCCCGCAATCAACGCAAAGCCCATCTAGCTTGGCTAGAGAATAGGGTCCTCGAGCTAGAAACAGAGAATCAAGCTCTCAGAGGTGAACCGTCCGACGCGGAATCCAAAGTCAAAGAAGAAAGTGCAGAGAAGGTGACTGAAAGAAGCGGGTATAG TACATTGAGGACGTCGTCTTCTGCCTCAAAAtcatcgtcttcttctgtctATCCATTTTTCACATCAGCCGCTACCCCCACCTTAACAAAATGTTCTTCCCATCCCAATTTATCTTATTCTCGTCCCGGCGTCTACTCGCGAGAACCTTCTCCCGCGCATAGCGTATTTTCGCTAGCAACAGATCTCGGTCTCCCCACTGAACTGGTCAGCGGCGGTGCCGGTGTACGATTGGCAAATGTAACACCGCCGAGTAAAGGGATGTTGTCAGAGATGGGCGTggatggtgatgatgatgatgatgatgatgatgatgatgatgatagAGGAATGGGATCGGGGGATAGGATAGGGGTTGGGAATTTGCTTCACAGTCGTCTGGGCCACATCCAGCCAAGCCCCAGTTCGtttgaggaggaagaagccCAGCTCAAAGAGGAGAACGCCCTCCTCCGCGAACGGGTTGGCTTGCTTGAAAACCTTGTCAAGCAAGTTGTCGTACTTTCCAACCTTAATCCCAACTCGGCTCTGCTCCCTATATCTGTAACCATGCCCAATGTATCGGCACCTGCACCAGCACTGCCGTCATCTATGCTTTTAAACACACCTCTTCCTACCCCCGGATTATCCCTTTCGCAAATGTCATTACCAATGCCGATACTAGGTCTAAATTCAATGTCGATATCGATGCCGACACCTTTATCGCCATACTCGACATCGGAAGGAGCTGGTGCGATGCAAGCGACGAGGACTGGGAGTGGAGCAGCGGCGGATATAGGAAGGGTAGAAAACTTGTGGGCTCAAGAATCAACACATGCGGGCCAGCAGCCCGATTCTGGCGCACCGGGCGACCAGTCTTACCCGTCTCAGTTTTATATTCCTCATGATTATGCTGAAGAGTTGGCACATCCATCACATATACCACCACGTCCTTTATCCGTTCAAGTGGGACAGCCTCCTCTTGGCCAAGTGGGGCAGATGGCGCAAAGGCAACAGTGTGCTCACCTAGGGTATGTGAGGTCAACCGTCAATGCGGCAGGAATGAGTCCCAGTTTGGAAGCTACGTTTCCGCCGCAGTTTCTCCCCCGGGAATTCAAATTTTTTGCAATACGTTCCGGCTCGAGCACCAATAATAGCTCGAATAAAGGTTTCGATCCCCGATCCGACTCGAACTCCAAAGCCAGTTTGCATCCCCATTCCAATATGAATGCACACAACAATGCAACTACTCTTCAACAATTTCATTCTGGTATGGGGcaggatggagaggagagTACGAATTTTGCACCTTTGTCTCAAGGTCCCATGACGTCTACAATCAAGCTGTCATCCGCCTTGTCAACAACTTCGTCTCTATCCACATCTTTATCTacatccacatccacaTTTTCATCAGACCCTACTGCCACCTCTATTTTACTCTCGacttctctttcctcgAACTCATCTTCTACCTCAACCTATTCCATCAACCAGACATAA
- a CDS encoding ATP-dependent DNA helicase, putative (Similar to TIGR gene model, INSD accession AAW43036.1~Putative ATP-dependent DNA helicase Q1) has product MPSRSTTPIVVSDDSDVDDFFPRKEVSAKCSRKGKERISEKFVKGENGEDLNLDARDALKTALAKLDTEIAEVVAQLEPLQALHATLTAERRVLESQLSSRPRHAHTSSSLSSIAANTIDYQSSHFPFSSAIAATLRNTFNLNKFRLCQEGVINAAVDDRDIVCVMPTGGGKSLTYQLPAVMGRGLTVVVSPLLALIWDQVRALKEIGIECVMLTGSTSTQEQNEIYARLRDGPSHGEKEIRLCYVTPEKISKSKRFISALEKMNQSGQLRRFVIDEAHCCSQLGHDFRPDYKKLSMLKTLFPRVPIQAVTATLSSKTLPDLLKILRLGPITDGRIFFSSPLFRPNLHYKVLPKASNAKTAIAEMGKWIQDKHPGESGIVYCLSKKDAETVAEELREWSNGVYHAGIDDAEKEIIHVRWREGKVNCICATIAFGLGIDKGDVRYMSKSLEGYYQETGRAGRDGKDSDCVLFYRGQDATRLAGLIYTDVDGTGKLHEMLKFAQDLRTCRKVAFAKYFSASAHLSTASWDNPTSLSSSDSTSTSTSPCGICDNCLRPASSISTRDVTLESWKILRIAQEVVKQSGRVTLPNLASLVRGLGGGSFGVVGGGEGKKGRKQKSTGEKAYLDIEDFGGKVTMSADDVEVLITHLLLIGYLQDSYHATAFSVNVYVIPSPTAVRLTRLEREEIETGKGARVECTFVVPQGKEKKASGKGASKVGGKTALKRKKREEGDGDGQAGENGGRKLGVKKDFAGSGGRKLDDAKKAKTQTHPENEEREEKEYEYFSDVYDGLYSDGDLDRETDQHHGGDDRDSDGYGDGMEEDDERGDDWDEMIGDSWRDEGGWKVLNPGSGFGSGTGTRRARN; this is encoded by the exons ATGCCATCCCGCTCCACTACACCCATTGTTGTCAGCGACGACAGCGACGTTGATGACTTCTTTCCTCGTAAAGAAGTATCTGCGAAATGTAGCCGGAAAGGCAAAGAGAGGATAAGTGAGAAGTTTGTGAAAGGAGAGAATGGTGAAGATTTGAACTTGGATGCAAGGGATGCTCTCAAGACGGCACTCGCAAAGCTGGATACTGAG ATTGCCGAAGTCGTTGCTCAGCTTGAGCCTCTGCAAGCTCTACATGCAACTCTCACCGCCGAACGTCGTGTATTGGAGTCCCAGTTATCCTCAAGGCCTCGACATGCCCACACATCCAGCAGCCTATCCTCCATTGCCGCAAATACAATCGACTACCAATCATCACAttttcccttctcttctgCTATCGCTGCAACACTCAGAAACACATTTAACCTCAATAAATTCAGGCTATGTCAGGAAGGTGTGATCAACGCTGCTGTAGATGATCGAGATATCGTCTGCGTGATGCCGactggaggaggaaagagcTTGACATATCAATTACCTGCGGTGATGGGTAGAGGTCTAACGGTCGTGGTCAGCCCACTTTTGGCGTTAATATGGGATCAGGTCAGAGCGTTGAAAGAGATTGGAATAGAGTGTGTG ATGTTGACTGGTAGTACAAGTACTCAAGAGCAAAATGAGATTTATGCCCGACTGAGGGATGGGCCGTCTCATGGTGAAAAGGAGATTAGA CTTTGTTATGTTACC CCGGAGAAGATATCGAAGTCAAAAAGATTCATATCTGCGCTAGAAAAGATGAACCAATCAGGTCAACTGA GACGTTTTGTTATTG ATGAGGCACACTGTTGCAGCCAGCTTGGACATG ACTTTCGGCCAGATTACAAGAAACTGTCGATGTTGAAAACTCTTTTCCCGCGAGTTCCTATACAAGCTGTT ACAGCAACTCTTAGCTCAAAAACGCTGCCCGATCTCCTCAAAATACTACGTCTCGGACCTATCACAGATGGACGAA TatttttctcttcccctcTCTTTCGCCCCAACCTCCACTACAAAGTCCTTCCTAAAGCGTCGAATGCAAAAACTGCCATTGCAGAGATGGGCAAATGGATACAGGACAAACACCC TGGAGAGAGCGGGATTGTGTATTGTCTTAGTAAAAAG GATGCGGAAACAGTTGCAGAAGAGCTGAGAGAGTGGTCAAATG GCGTGTATCACGCAGGAATAGACGATGCCGAGAAAGAAATAATCCATGTTAGATGGCGCGAAGGAAAAGTCAA CTGTATCTGCGCCACGATCGCGTTTGGGTTAGGTATTGATAAAGGCGACGTGAGATAC ATGTCTAAATCACTAGAAGGATATTATCAAGAAACAGGACGAGCAGGACGAGACGGAAAAGATTCCGACTGTGTGCTGTTCTATCGTGGACAGGATGCGACAAGGCTGGCTGGGCTGATCTATACGGATGTAGATGGTACCGGAAAAC TGCATGAAATGCTAAAGTTTGCGCAGGACCTGAGAACTTGTCGAAAAGTGGCTTTTGCCAAG TACTTTTCCGCCTCTGCACATCTCTCCACTGCCTCATGGGACAATCCTacctctctctcttcctccgACTCCACCTCTACTTCCACCTCACCATGCGGGATATGCGACAACTGTCTCCGACCTGcctcctccatctccacccGCGACGTCACCCTCGAATCATGGAAGATTCTCCGTATAGCACAAGAAGTTGTCAAGCAAAGTGGAAGGGTGACGTTACCAAATCTTGCGAGCCTCGTGAGAGGTCTAGGTGGAGGCAGTTTCGGAGTAGTCGGTGGgggagaagggaaaaaaggaagaaaacaaAAGAGTACGGGAGAAAAGGCATATCTGGATATCGAAGATTTTGGAGGAAAAGTAACGATGAGCGCCGAT GATGTGGAAGTCCTGATTActcatctccttctcatcGGCTACCTCCAAGACTCTTACCATGCCACAGCGTTCTCAGTCAACGTCTACGTCATTCCATCCCCTACCGCCGTACGTCTCACTCGTCtggagagggaagagataGAAACAGGAAAAGGGGCGAGGGTGGAGTGTACATTTGTGGTTCCTCaggggaaggaaaagaaagcTTCGGGGAAGGGCGCAAGCAAGGTCGGAGGGAAGACGGCTttgaaaaggaagaaacGAGAGGAGGGCGATGGGGATGGTCAAGCGGGTGAAAATGGGGGTAGAAAGCTTGGGGTCAAGAAGGATTTTGCGGGCTCTGGCGGGAGGAAACTTGACGACGCCAAAAAAGCCAAAACTCAAACTCACCCGGAAAatgaagagagagaagaaaaggaatATGAATACTTTTCCGACGTCTACGATGGCCTGTACTCTGACGGTGACCTCGATCGAGAGACGGATCAGCACCATGGCGGTGATGACAGGGATAGTGATGGCTATGGTGATgggatggaggaagatgatgagcgGGGGGATGATTGGGATGAGATGATTGGCGATAGTTGGAGGGATGAAGGGGGTTGGAAGGTGCTTAATCCCGGTTCTGGATTTGGTTCTGGTACTGGTACTAGAAGAGCGAGGAATTAG